In Dolichospermum sp. DET69, the genomic stretch ATGAATCTTAACACTTAAATCGGCTTTCTTCACTAAAACTTTAAATTTTACCTACGTCAATAGGCATATTTTTTGATATGATTTTTTGCTTTATCTATATCAATAGATAGATTTTTTGCTGTTATACCTTATTTTGCCTCCATCAATGGGTAGACTTTGCTAGAATCCTAAAAAATTTAACCGATAGACTGAGCCGTTTGTAGTCAACTATTTCCCACGTTAGAAAGAGTACATTTAGCTAGTTGTTGAGGTAGGTAATGGCAAATATTAGAGCGGTAATTATCGAAGACCATAATTTGACTAGAGTAGGTATCCGTAGTTGTTTGAATGAGCAAAAGAATATTCAAGTGATAGGAGACACAAATACTGCTGCTGCTGGTCTAAAATTGCTTCAGAATACTAAACCAGATATTGCTATTGTTGATATTCGCTTACCAGATATGGATGGGATAACATTAGTGCAGCGGTTTCGACAATCTATGCCACCAGAAACAGCAGCGCAAACGAAGATCATGATGCTCACTTCTTTTGCTCAAGAAAAAATGGTCTTAGCAGCTTTTGCATCTGGGGCAGATTCTTACTGTGTTAAAACCACTAAGTTTGAGTTGCTATTAGAAGCACTGTACATGACTTATGAGGGTTATTCTTGGATTGATCCGGTAATCGCTCGTATTGTTCTCAAACATATTCGTCAATTG encodes the following:
- a CDS encoding response regulator transcription factor, yielding MANIRAVIIEDHNLTRVGIRSCLNEQKNIQVIGDTNTAAAGLKLLQNTKPDIAIVDIRLPDMDGITLVQRFRQSMPPETAAQTKIMMLTSFAQEKMVLAAFASGADSYCVKTTKFELLLEALYMTYEGYSWIDPVIARIVLKHIRQLKIPTVKLNIAQTVPIFALDPEQASILKANPLTNREMEVLELIVQGFSNQEIADQLYISLGSVKVYVRGVLNKLFASHRTQAAVIALRAGLFD